The genome window AGGAGCTTCATCGTTGCTGTCCGGCCATTGATTGATATTCCGATATCGCTGGTTGCGACGTTCTTTATCATGTATCTGTTCGGGTTTTCAATAAATATATTGACCCTTCTAGGCATTGTACTGGCAACAGGACTCGTGGTGGATGATGGAATTGTAGTCACGGAAAACATTTTCCGAAAGCTTGAAAGCGGCCTTCCGATAAGGCAGGCTGCATTGGAAGGAAGCCGCGAGATTTTCTTTGCTGTAATTTCTACCTCGCTTACCCTTGCCGTTGTGTTCCTGCCCGTTATTTTCCTCGAAGGTTTTGTCGGCAGTCTGTTCAGGGAATTTGGTATCGTCGTGGCTTCCGCGGTTTTGATCTCAGCATTCGTTTCGCTTACGATCACCCCGGTTTTGAATGTGTTTTTAAATCGTAAAAGTGCAGGCCATGGCTGGTTCTACAATAAGACAGAGCCATTTTTCACAGGAATGGAAGATGGATACAACCGGTCACTGCGCGGCTTTATGAAGGCACGCTGGCTTGCCTGGGTTTTGGTGGCCGCCTGCGGTGTGCTTATTTATTTTACCTACACCAACTTACAAAGTGAGCTGGCACCAATGGAAGATAGGAACAGCATCCGTTTCAACCTCTCGGCGCCGGAAGGAACCAGTTTTGACCAGATGCAAGGCGTTTCGGATCAGTTATCAAACTTCCTGAACGATTCCATTCCCGAAAAAGCATTCACATTCTCCGCAACCCCGGGCTTTGGCGGTGGCGGTGTAAACAGCGGCACGGCAAGGATTGGCCTTGTCCCGGCTGGCGAGCGTAAGAAAAGCCAGAACGACCTGGCTCAGGAAATCAATAAGAAGCTGGCGCGTTTCAATGATGCGCGGATTTTCGCAACTCAGGAACAAACCATTGCCGTTGGCCAGGGCTCACGGGGCGGCTTACCCGTTCAGTTTGTATTACAAAACCTTGATTTCAACAAGATTTTTGAAGTATTACCCAAATTCCTGGAAGAAGCGCGGCAAGATCCGACATTCCAGAATGTGGACGTGAACTTGAAATTCAACAAACCTGAGATCCGGCTTACGATTGACCGCTTGAAGGCAAGAGATCTTGGATTGTCGACAACAGACGTTGCCGGTGCGATCCAATCTGCATTTAGCGGAAGACGACTTGCCTATTTCATCATGAACGGCCAGCAATATCAGGTAATCGGCCAGGTGGAGCGTTCCGAACGGAACAAGCCTGCTGATATTTCAAAACTTTACGTGCGGAATAACCGGGGTGAAAATATTCCGTTGACGGCCGTTGTTCAGATGAAAGAAGAAAGCGGCCCGCCTACGATTTATCACTATAATCGTTACAAGAGCGCAACGGTTTCTGCATCATTAGTGGAGGGAAAAACCATCGGCGACGGTGTGGCCGCTATGCGCAGGATTGCCGCAAAACTGCTGGACGAATCATTCCAGACGTCACTGACAGGCTCTTCGCGTGACTTTGAAGAAAGCTCGTCAAACACCAGCTTCGCATTTGGATTAGCATTACTGCTTGTGTATCTGGTGCTTGCAGGACAGTTTGAAAGCTTTACAGATCCATTTATCATCATGATTACCGTGCCGCTTGCGTTAGCGGGTGCATTGCTAAGCTTGTATCTTTTTGGTCTCACGATCAATATATTCTCTCAGATCGGGATGATCATGCTCATTGGCTTGGTAACCAAAAACGGGATCCTGATCGTGGAGTTTGCCAACCAGAAACGGGAACAGGGAATGGGAAGAATGGCCGCCGCCGTGGAATCTGCCACACAGCGTTTACGACCGATTCTTATGACGAGCCTTGCCACGGCCTTCGGAGCATTGCCGATTGCGCTTAGCCTGGGTGCTGCTGCCACGAGCCGCGTTCCGCTGGGTGTGGTTATCGTGGGAGGGTTAATGTTCTCGCTGATCCTGACATTGTTTGTGATCCCGGCGGTTTATACGTTCATCTCACCGAAAAACCACAAAATGACCGAAGAACAGAAAATGGCAGAAGAGCTGGCTGTTCAGCATTAACAGCCATTTTTCCTGAAATATTTATAAATCAACTATTGTCTTTGCATGAACCCGCTCCTGATTTTGAAATGTAAGAAAAACCTTTTGCTAATGCTCCTGCTGGTCAGCAGCAGCGCGTTTTCCATGCAGGCCGACAGCCTTACGATCACCTTGGAAGACGCGATCGCGACGGCTTTAAAGAATAATTACGAAATAGAAATCGCCAAAAACAATGTGGAAGCCAACACGCTGCTCAACAATTATGGCGTTGCCGGAGGCCTACCGCTGGTGACAGCTCAGGCTTCCAATACAGAACAGATCACACAGGTCAATCAAAAGTTAACGGACGGAACTGAGATCAATCGGAATGCTGCAGCAGGTAACAACACCCAGGCCAGCTTGAATGCTGGTATTTTGTTATACAATGGTAAAAGGGTTGTTTCCACAAAAAAACGTCTGGCCGAGCTGCAATATCAAAGCACAGAGCTGCTTAACTCTCAGATTCAGAACACAATAGCTTTGGTAATGACGAGTTATTATGATGTCGTGCGCCAATTGAGTTACCTGAATACGGTACGAACTTCGATCCAAGCTTCCGAAAAACGACTTGAAATCCTGAAAGTGCGCAAAGAAGCGGGAATGGCTAATAATGCAGATCTTTTTCAAGCCGAAATCGATTTAAATACATTAAACCAGACATTTCTGGACCAGCTGAATGTAGCCCAGGTCGCCAAAACCGAACTGCTTCGCATCCTGACGCTCGATCCGAAATCGGCGGTAAGCATTAAGGATACAATTATGGTTGACAATACGCTTAAACTTGACGCCATTCTGGACCGGATTGCGGCGAATGCAGACGTGAAAGCAGCGGATCATCAAATCCGCATCAACGAGTTGATCGTCCGCGAAACGGCTGCGTTAAGATACCCGACCGTGCGGTTCAACACGGCTTACAACTTTTCCAGAAACCAAACTGCCGCCGGTTTTACCTTGCTGAACAGGGTTGCAGGTCCTAATGCAGGCCTCACGCTCGCTATCCCGATTTACAACGGTTCGGCGTTTAAAAGACAGCAGCAGGTTGCGGAAATTAACACGGAAAGCGCCAAGTTGCAACGAAGCTCTATTGTCCGCGATTACAATGCAGGTGCAGTGAAAATGTATCAGACTTTCCTGACTTCGCTCGAACAACTTGAAACACAAAAACGCAACTTTAACCTGGCAAAACAGCTCTTGGATCTTACATTACAACGTTTTGAACTGATCCAGGCAACAATCATCGATGTGCGTGAGGCCCAGCGGAGTTTTGAAGATGCCGGTTACCGGATGATCAACCTGAATTATGCAGCCAAAGCAGCCGAAATCGAGCTAAAACGGCTTAGTAACACATTGCAATAGCATTTGAATCTCATTTTTGATTAAAGGGCTGGCTATCAAATAGTCAGCCTTTTCTTTTTGCGCCGGAAGAAGCGTTGGTGGCATAGGTTTTTCTCCTTTTTGTTTATCGAGATTAAAAAGAAATTAAACCTTTCATCATCTCGCCCATCTAACAAACTTACTTCCTTCAACTTAACATCATGAGAAATTTCCGGCTCCCCTTTTTGCTATTGCTTTTGATCAACCTGCAATGTTTTGCACAGGAAGAGCCAGCGGAGCCTTTCTTAATTAAAGGCAAATTGGAGGATGGGGATAAGAATCCGGTCCTGTTTGCCAATGTCGCACTCTATTCTGCAAAGGATTCCAGCCTCGCAGGCGGCATTGCTTCTGACGATAAAGGCCTTTTCGAATTTCCTGCTGCACCGGGAAATTATTTTCTCAAAATCACGTATCTCACTTTGGATGAGAAGATTGTCCCCAATGTGAATGTGGCCAGCCAGAACCTGGACCTTGGAATAATTTCACTTCAATCGAATTCAAAAGTTTTGGAAGAGGTGCTCGTGCGCGGGGAAAAAAGCCAGATGGAATTGCAGCTCGACAAACGTGTTTTTAATGTTGGAAAAGACCTCAGCAACATAGGAAGCAATGCATCGGACATCTTGAATAATATGCCTTCGGTAACTGTTGATGTGGAAGGAAATGTAGCATTAAGGGGAAGCGGTAACGTCCGGATTCTGATCGATGGAAAGCAATCGGGCATGATCGGCTTAAACCCGGCAGAAGCGCTGCGGCAGATTCCCGGCGACCTGATCGAGAGCATTGAGATCATTACCAATCCTTCCTCGCGTTATGATGCGGAAGGCGAAGTCGGCATCCTGAACATTGTGATGAAGAAAAATATCCGTTACGGATTAAATGGTTCGTTTACGGCGACTGCCGGTTATCCCTCCAATTTCGGCGGCTCTTTCAATCTTAATTATCGGCGTAAAAAGGTGAATCTAATTGCTAATTACGGCTTAATGTATCGCGAAGGGCCAGGCAGGGGCAATTCGCGCCAGGAATATAACAGCTCGGATACTAGTTTTGTGTACGAGCAACGTTCGGCGCGGACGCGCTCGGGGACTTCCAACAACTTTATGGTTGGCCTGGATTATTTTCTGAATAATTTTAACACGGTTACAGCGACAGTTTCTTACCGTAAGTCCATGAATAACAACAGGTCACAGCTGGATTACATGGATTATGATTTTAACAATGTGCTGACACAAACCGTTACGCGTACGGAAAGAGAAACCGAGCCAAGAACGAACATTGAGGCAGCATTGAATTATGAAAAGAAATTTGACAAAAAGGGACAAAGCCTGTCATTCAATTCCAAATACATCATTAGTGACGAAACGGAATCCGCTCGTTACCGGGAGTTTTCAAATCTAGATCCCACCGGCATTATGCAGCGTGCATATAATACCGAAGATGAAAAGACATTCCTTGCACAGCTTGATTACATTCAACCCATTGGGAAGGATGGAAAAATAGAAGCGGGACTAAAAACGTCCATCCGGTTACTGGACAATGATTTCTCAGTGCATCAGCAGGACGAGCAGATGGATTGGATTATTCTGGACCAGTATGATAACCGGTTTGCTTACGACGAAAAAATCCATGCAGGTTATGTCATGGCCAGCAATCAGTTTGGAAAAGTGTTTGTTCAAGCGGGGTTAAGAGGAGAATATTCGGACATTACTACGGAGCTTAAAAAGACGAATCAGCGCAATCACCGAGGCTATTTCAATCTTTTTCCAAGCATTCATACGTCATACAAAGTTGCTGATGCGCAAACTGTTCAGCTGAGTTACAGTTACCGCCTGAGCCGTCCTAATTTCCGCGACCTCCTACCCTTCTCCAATTTCAGCGATTCCCGCGTATTCCGCGCCGGTAATCCATTGCTGAATCCAGAATTTACACATTCGTTTGAAGCCGGACATTTGCTGAATATGCCAAAAGGCTCATTGCTGTCCAGCATTTACTATCGTCACCGGCTGGGCGTTGTGGAGAACATTACTTCCGTTGATTCCACGGGTTTTACCACCATTACACCTATCAATCTTTCTACCGGCGATTCCTATGGATTTGAATTTAACCTGACTTATGACCCGGCTCCCTGGTGGAAACTGACCGGAAACGCGAACATTTTCAGGGCCATTAATGAAGGTTTTTACCAGGATAAGGCTTTAAAAAGCGACACTTATTCCTGGACAAGCCGGTTTTCATCAAGGGTTACATTGTTTAAATCTGTTGATTTTCAGTCTTCATTCAATTACCGTGCACCGCGCAAAACAACGCAGGGACGCGATCTGGCCATTTATTTTATTGATCTCGGGCTTTCCAAAGACATTCTCAAAGGCAGAGGAACCGTTACCGCCAGCGTGCGTGATCTGCTTAATTCTCAGAAAAGACGCAGCATTGTCGAGAATGCAGGTTACTATTCCCGTTCGGAGTTCCAGTGGCGTGCAAGGCAGTTTTTGGTAACATTTGCCTACCGCCTCAACCGCTCCAAAGAGAAGGAAAGAATGGATAACAAAGGCGGCGAAGGTGAAGAAGACTAATCCTACGGTTGAAAACCGTACATTTGCGCAAACTTTTGTACAATAGCGAATGCTTTTTATAGGAAAATACAATCACCTCACCATTGAGCGCTTAACCAGCGTCGGCATGTTCCTGAGTGATGTCGAGGGCGAAGAAGTGCTTTTACCCAATCAATATTTAACGGATGAAATGCAGATCGGCGACACCATTAAGGTGTTCGTTTACCTGGATTCCGAAGACCGTCCCGTAGCGACCACGGAAACACCGAAAATCATCCGCAATCAGTTTGCTTTTCTGGAAGTAACGGATGTTACGGAACATGGCGCTTTTATGGATTGGGGTTTAATTAAAGACCTTTTCGTGCCGTTCCGCGAACAAAGCACACCGATGCAGCTCGGAGAATGGCACGTCGTGTTCCTTTATCTCGACCAAAAATCTTCGCGCCTGATTGCATCCACCAAGATCGACCGTTTTCTTGAAAACGAAAGACTTACAGTTGCCGAAGGCGATGAAGTGGATCTGCTGATCTTTTCAAAATCGGATCTGGGTTACAACGCCATTGTGAATCAATATCACAAAGGTTTGATCTACGCGAATGAAGTTTTCCGCGACATTCATGTTGGCGATTCGTTAAGGGGTTATGTCAAAAAAATAAGGGAAGAAAATAAGCTGGACCTCAGCCTGCAAAAAACCGGTTATGAAGTGGTTGAACCGACTGCACAGGCTATTTTGGACCAACTAAAAAAAGCGAACGGTTTCCTGAATTTATCGGATAACAGCTCGCCGGAGGATATTTACAAGAAATTACAGATCAGCAAAAAAGTCTTCAAAAAGGCGATCGGTGGACTTTACAGACAAGGCCTGATCAAGATCGGTGATGACGGCATTAGGCTGGTTGTAGAAGATTAAAACAAAAATGCCGGCTTGTGACCGGCATTTTTTTTGTCATTTCTTCCCGTATTTGACTTTATACTTTTCGTAAAGCCGCTTCTGTTTATCGTCCAAGTTCACTTTCCCGCCCTTAATAAAGGCCATCTGGATCACATTGCCGCGCATATCCAGCATATCTCCTGCCGTCACGAGGAACGAAGCCTGTTTCCCTTTTTCCAATGTTCCTACCAGTTTGTCAGCGCCGATGATTTCAGCAGCATTTTTGGTAACAAATTGCAATGCTTCCTCTGGCGTCACATTGCCAAATCCTGACGACGTCCCCGCCAGAAAAGCCAGGTTACGCGTCCGCCACCATTCGTCCGCATACGTGATCGCCACTTTTACGCCTGCTTTGTGCAACATGCCGGGCAGCTCGTAAGGCAGGTAAACCTGTTCATCCACACGGCCGGGCAGGCGGTGCGTAGGGTTCAGAACCACGGGAATCTGGTTTTCTTTTAGGAAAGCAGCGACTTTGTAAGACTCATCGCCGCCTACGATCACGATTTTTTTCACCCCGTTTTCCTTCGCAAAATTTACAGCTTCAATAATGTCCTTCCCATACTCCGCACGAATGTACAAATTGGCCGAGCCATCAAAAAGCGGCTTCATCGCAGCCAGGCGCAGGTTCACAGAACCGGGCGACTGCGTTTCCGCATAAGCTCTCGCATCCGCAAATGTGGAACGGAAGACATTAATGGCCTCAGCGCGCTTGTCATTTCTCTTAACCGAAACAGTGAAATCTTCATAATTAAAACTGCTCGACAAAAATGGCGGCCAGCTCAGCCAGATGCCATCGTCCTTGACCAAAACCGCATCTTCCCAGTTCCAGCCATCGCTGTAAAAAACAGAGGAGGAGCCGGAAATCACGCCGCCCTGCGGCACAGCTTGCGAAAGCAGAATGCCGTTGCCGCGCAAGGTAGGGATCACTTCGGAATCGGTGTTGTAAGCCACCAGCGCGCGAACGTGCGGGTTGATCTGGCCGACTTCGTTATAATCCAAAGTGGCCCTTACCGAAGCAATTTCCTGCAAACCAACGGTCGTGTTGAGCGAAATTATGCCTGGATAAATGTGCTTTCCCTTGGCATCGATCACCTCGGCGCCATTGCCACCGGAAAAAGATCCCGTGGTGCCCACTGCCGTGATAATTCCGTTATCGAAGGCAATGGAGCCGTTTTCAATCACCTGTCCGTCGCCCACGTGAATGGTTGCGCCGGTGACGAGGATCATTTTTGTTTGTTTGACTGCCGGAGCCGGGTTTTGCGCGTTTCCGGTGGTGACGCATGCGGCAATGCCCAGCAGCAAGCCTGTCATCCGGCGCTTAATGTTATGTTTTATCATGATAATGAGTTGAAATCCTGATGATTAAGAAGATTAATGTCCTGTTTCGTGCTCGGTGTGAACGCCTACAATGTCTTCACAATGCCACATTTTGGGTTGCGTAGCTTGTGGTTTTTGCGTCGGTTTTCCTTCGGCTTTGTCGCCCAGCATTTTCTGGATCAGCCGCTCACGTTCCAAAGCCATTGTTTTCTGCTTTTCTTCATCTTTTTTCCTGTCAAAATAAACGGCGCCTTCCACCATCGTAAACTCAGGTCTTGCATAAATAGAAAGCGGATGCGCATTCCAGAGCACCAGATCAGCATCCTTTCCAGGTTTCAAACTCCCCATGCGATTGTCCACATGCAGCAATTTCGCAGGGTTCAGCGTCACCATTTTCCAGGCTTCTTCCTCCGGCACACCACCATATTCCACCGTTTTAGCCGCTTCCTGGTTTAGTCTGCGCGCCATTTCGGCGTCGTCGGAGTTGATCGCCACGGTTACGCCTTCATGATACATTAATGCTGCATTATATGGAATCGCCTCTTTGACTTCCATTTTATAAGCCCACCAGTCACCGAATGTAGAGCCGCCTATGCCACGTTTCGCCATCTTGTCGGCCAGCTTGTAACCTTCCAGAATGTGGGTAAATGTGTTAATCTTAAAATTCAGGGAATCAGCTACATGCATGAGCATATTGATCTCGGACTGCACATACGAATGGCAAGTAATGAAACGTTCGCTCGCCAGGATTTCGGCCAATGCATCCAGTTCAATATCTCGTCTTGGTGCATTCGCGGCTTGTTTTTTGGAACCCGCATTATAGGATTTCCATTGGGCAGCAT of Dyadobacter chenhuakuii contains these proteins:
- a CDS encoding efflux RND transporter permease subunit yields the protein MNISELSLKRPVLAVVMNLLIILFGVVGYNFLSLRDYPAIDPPVVNVRTSYTGANADIIESQITEPLEKSINGIPGIKSISSSSQIGSSNITVEFNLESDLEGAANDVRDKVSQAQRNLPQDVDAPPVVSKADANSDFILLLAVQSPSKGLLELSEYAENVLQQSLQTIDGVSAINIFGQKRYAMRIWLDPDKMSAYGISFNDISTTLSSENVELPAGKIYGANTELTIRTMGRLTSEKEFSDLVIRNDSAGIVRLANVAKVELGPENEEQSWKYNGMYAVGLAVIPQPGANYVEISDEFNKRLAEIQKSNKSDITFNVLLDNTRLVRQSILEVEETLLIAFSLVVIVILFFFRSFIVAVRPLIDIPISLVATFFIMYLFGFSINILTLLGIVLATGLVVDDGIVVTENIFRKLESGLPIRQAALEGSREIFFAVISTSLTLAVVFLPVIFLEGFVGSLFREFGIVVASAVLISAFVSLTITPVLNVFLNRKSAGHGWFYNKTEPFFTGMEDGYNRSLRGFMKARWLAWVLVAACGVLIYFTYTNLQSELAPMEDRNSIRFNLSAPEGTSFDQMQGVSDQLSNFLNDSIPEKAFTFSATPGFGGGGVNSGTARIGLVPAGERKKSQNDLAQEINKKLARFNDARIFATQEQTIAVGQGSRGGLPVQFVLQNLDFNKIFEVLPKFLEEARQDPTFQNVDVNLKFNKPEIRLTIDRLKARDLGLSTTDVAGAIQSAFSGRRLAYFIMNGQQYQVIGQVERSERNKPADISKLYVRNNRGENIPLTAVVQMKEESGPPTIYHYNRYKSATVSASLVEGKTIGDGVAAMRRIAAKLLDESFQTSLTGSSRDFEESSSNTSFAFGLALLLVYLVLAGQFESFTDPFIIMITVPLALAGALLSLYLFGLTINIFSQIGMIMLIGLVTKNGILIVEFANQKREQGMGRMAAAVESATQRLRPILMTSLATAFGALPIALSLGAAATSRVPLGVVIVGGLMFSLILTLFVIPAVYTFISPKNHKMTEEQKMAEELAVQH
- a CDS encoding TolC family protein is translated as MNPLLILKCKKNLLLMLLLVSSSAFSMQADSLTITLEDAIATALKNNYEIEIAKNNVEANTLLNNYGVAGGLPLVTAQASNTEQITQVNQKLTDGTEINRNAAAGNNTQASLNAGILLYNGKRVVSTKKRLAELQYQSTELLNSQIQNTIALVMTSYYDVVRQLSYLNTVRTSIQASEKRLEILKVRKEAGMANNADLFQAEIDLNTLNQTFLDQLNVAQVAKTELLRILTLDPKSAVSIKDTIMVDNTLKLDAILDRIAANADVKAADHQIRINELIVRETAALRYPTVRFNTAYNFSRNQTAAGFTLLNRVAGPNAGLTLAIPIYNGSAFKRQQQVAEINTESAKLQRSSIVRDYNAGAVKMYQTFLTSLEQLETQKRNFNLAKQLLDLTLQRFELIQATIIDVREAQRSFEDAGYRMINLNYAAKAAEIELKRLSNTLQ
- a CDS encoding TonB-dependent receptor, with protein sequence MRNFRLPFLLLLLINLQCFAQEEPAEPFLIKGKLEDGDKNPVLFANVALYSAKDSSLAGGIASDDKGLFEFPAAPGNYFLKITYLTLDEKIVPNVNVASQNLDLGIISLQSNSKVLEEVLVRGEKSQMELQLDKRVFNVGKDLSNIGSNASDILNNMPSVTVDVEGNVALRGSGNVRILIDGKQSGMIGLNPAEALRQIPGDLIESIEIITNPSSRYDAEGEVGILNIVMKKNIRYGLNGSFTATAGYPSNFGGSFNLNYRRKKVNLIANYGLMYREGPGRGNSRQEYNSSDTSFVYEQRSARTRSGTSNNFMVGLDYFLNNFNTVTATVSYRKSMNNNRSQLDYMDYDFNNVLTQTVTRTERETEPRTNIEAALNYEKKFDKKGQSLSFNSKYIISDETESARYREFSNLDPTGIMQRAYNTEDEKTFLAQLDYIQPIGKDGKIEAGLKTSIRLLDNDFSVHQQDEQMDWIILDQYDNRFAYDEKIHAGYVMASNQFGKVFVQAGLRGEYSDITTELKKTNQRNHRGYFNLFPSIHTSYKVADAQTVQLSYSYRLSRPNFRDLLPFSNFSDSRVFRAGNPLLNPEFTHSFEAGHLLNMPKGSLLSSIYYRHRLGVVENITSVDSTGFTTITPINLSTGDSYGFEFNLTYDPAPWWKLTGNANIFRAINEGFYQDKALKSDTYSWTSRFSSRVTLFKSVDFQSSFNYRAPRKTTQGRDLAIYFIDLGLSKDILKGRGTVTASVRDLLNSQKRRSIVENAGYYSRSEFQWRARQFLVTFAYRLNRSKEKERMDNKGGEGEED
- a CDS encoding CvfB family protein is translated as MLFIGKYNHLTIERLTSVGMFLSDVEGEEVLLPNQYLTDEMQIGDTIKVFVYLDSEDRPVATTETPKIIRNQFAFLEVTDVTEHGAFMDWGLIKDLFVPFREQSTPMQLGEWHVVFLYLDQKSSRLIASTKIDRFLENERLTVAEGDEVDLLIFSKSDLGYNAIVNQYHKGLIYANEVFRDIHVGDSLRGYVKKIREENKLDLSLQKTGYEVVEPTAQAILDQLKKANGFLNLSDNSSPEDIYKKLQISKKVFKKAIGGLYRQGLIKIGDDGIRLVVED
- a CDS encoding amidohydrolase family protein, which encodes MIKHNIKRRMTGLLLGIAACVTTGNAQNPAPAVKQTKMILVTGATIHVGDGQVIENGSIAFDNGIITAVGTTGSFSGGNGAEVIDAKGKHIYPGIISLNTTVGLQEIASVRATLDYNEVGQINPHVRALVAYNTDSEVIPTLRGNGILLSQAVPQGGVISGSSSVFYSDGWNWEDAVLVKDDGIWLSWPPFLSSSFNYEDFTVSVKRNDKRAEAINVFRSTFADARAYAETQSPGSVNLRLAAMKPLFDGSANLYIRAEYGKDIIEAVNFAKENGVKKIVIVGGDESYKVAAFLKENQIPVVLNPTHRLPGRVDEQVYLPYELPGMLHKAGVKVAITYADEWWRTRNLAFLAGTSSGFGNVTPEEALQFVTKNAAEIIGADKLVGTLEKGKQASFLVTAGDMLDMRGNVIQMAFIKGGKVNLDDKQKRLYEKYKVKYGKK